In one window of Paracoccus saliphilus DNA:
- a CDS encoding VOC family protein: MARQKVATCFWYDDKAQQAAEFYVSLLPDSRIDNLVHGPDGKVLMVEFTLAGTPYQALNGGPHFTLSEAASISVLTEDQAETDRLWEALTKDGGAESQCGWLKDRFGLSWQIVPRRATQLLAGPDATKVFPALMEMRKIDLAALEAAAAA, translated from the coding sequence ATGGCTAGGCAAAAGGTCGCGACCTGTTTCTGGTATGACGACAAGGCGCAGCAGGCGGCAGAGTTCTATGTCTCGCTGCTGCCAGACAGCCGGATTGACAATCTGGTTCACGGACCCGACGGCAAGGTGCTGATGGTTGAGTTCACACTGGCGGGGACGCCCTACCAGGCGTTGAATGGAGGTCCGCATTTCACCCTGTCCGAGGCGGCCTCGATCTCGGTGCTGACCGAGGATCAGGCGGAAACCGACCGGCTTTGGGAAGCCCTGACAAAAGACGGCGGGGCGGAATCCCAATGCGGCTGGCTGAAGGATCGCTTCGGTCTGTCATGGCAGATCGTTCCGCGCCGGGCGACGCAGCTTCTGGCCGGTCCGGATGCCACGAAGGTTTTTCCGGCGCTGATGGAGATGCGCAAGATCGACCTCGCCGCGCTAGAGGCCGCCGCCGCAGCCTAA
- a CDS encoding SDR family NAD(P)-dependent oxidoreductase, whose translation MSDQDQSDKTRLALVTGASRGLGAALAEELAARGYHVLAVARTVGGLEELDDRIRAAGGSATLAPMDVGEAPAMQQLADAISGRWGGLDLWAHCAVHAAPLSPAPHIDGKDWSKSLLVNVEVMRGLIVLLEPLLRARGGTAMFFDDPKAGEKFFGAYGASKAAQIGLARSWQAETMKTGPRVVIARPSPMPTAVRARFFPGEDRAALTACSTEAERILAEL comes from the coding sequence ATGAGCGATCAGGATCAATCAGACAAGACCAGGCTGGCGCTGGTCACAGGTGCATCACGCGGACTTGGCGCGGCTTTGGCCGAGGAGCTGGCGGCGCGTGGCTATCACGTTCTGGCGGTGGCCAGAACGGTCGGCGGTCTGGAAGAGCTGGATGACCGCATCCGCGCGGCGGGTGGCTCTGCCACATTGGCGCCGATGGATGTCGGCGAGGCACCGGCAATGCAGCAGCTGGCCGACGCGATATCGGGACGGTGGGGCGGCCTCGACCTATGGGCGCATTGCGCTGTGCACGCAGCGCCCCTGTCGCCCGCGCCGCATATCGACGGCAAGGACTGGTCGAAATCGCTGCTGGTCAATGTCGAGGTTATGCGCGGCCTGATTGTGCTGCTCGAACCGCTGCTTCGCGCGCGTGGCGGCACGGCGATGTTCTTCGACGACCCCAAGGCGGGTGAGAAGTTCTTCGGCGCTTATGGCGCCAGCAAGGCGGCGCAGATCGGTCTGGCGAGAAGCTGGCAGGCGGAAACGATGAAAACCGGGCCCCGTGTAGTGATCGCCCGGCCATCGCCAATGCCGACGGCCGTGCGGGCCCGGTTCTTCCCCGGCGAGGATCGTGCCGCGCTGACAGCTTGCAGCACCGAGGCTGAGCGGATTCTGGCAGAGCTGTAG
- a CDS encoding TetR/AcrR family transcriptional regulator — protein sequence MPRPTKHNPERGDARTRLLEAARDIVRTQGFAATSVDQLCRAAGVTKGAFFHHFVSKEALGVAAAEYWAETTGALFAAASYHDHADPLDRVLGYVDFRREIIAGEIEEFTCLVGTMTQEAYASHPAIREACAATIFDHAATLEPDIAAAMESRGIAGDWTAANLAAHMQAVLQGAFILAKAAGDPAVAIDSVDHLKRYLTLLFHTPSKGRTT from the coding sequence ATGCCAAGACCGACCAAACATAATCCCGAACGTGGCGATGCACGCACAAGACTGCTGGAGGCGGCGCGCGATATCGTCCGTACACAGGGTTTCGCCGCGACCAGCGTCGATCAGCTCTGCCGTGCGGCAGGGGTGACCAAGGGCGCCTTCTTCCATCATTTCGTCAGTAAAGAGGCGTTGGGGGTGGCCGCTGCGGAATACTGGGCTGAAACTACCGGGGCGCTGTTTGCCGCGGCGTCCTATCACGACCATGCGGACCCGTTGGACCGTGTGCTGGGCTATGTCGATTTCCGTCGCGAGATCATCGCCGGCGAGATCGAGGAATTCACCTGCCTCGTCGGCACGATGACGCAGGAGGCCTATGCCTCGCATCCCGCGATCCGTGAAGCCTGTGCGGCGACGATCTTTGACCATGCCGCCACGCTGGAACCCGATATCGCCGCGGCGATGGAATCGCGGGGAATCGCAGGTGATTGGACCGCTGCCAATCTTGCCGCCCATATGCAGGCGGTGCTGCAGGGGGCATTCATCCTGGCCAAGGCGGCGGGCGATCCGGCCGTTGCCATCGATAGCGTCGATCATCTCAAACGCTATCTGACACTCTTGTTTCACACCCCGTCCAAAGGGAGGACGACATGA
- a CDS encoding ComEC/Rec2 family competence protein: protein MTAPAGIRPVPSASAVPVPPPGLAPSRTGTIRHPVTRRSRPAIAGRAGLFPWVPVCLAAGISAWFALPELPTWWQWLAIAITGLIAVAASCLAAPLAERGRIGWRMADMLRLGGLVTALIVAGTVLIGLRSAHVAAPILKWRYYGPIEGRLVEIDRSARDRFRLTLDKIVLEEVDASQTPHRVRVSLTDTASGTLPQLGQRISLTGHLGPPPGPASPGSFDFRWHAWFSGLGAVGYSRQPAVSLAPPSGGTWKMHRARIAISQKIQQRIGGQEGAVAAALMTGDRSGIAEATNKIMRASNLYHIISISGLHMGMLAGFVYAAMRYAMVGLQATGLALALPAHKIAALVAMLAAAIYLWLSGGGVATERAFVMVAVMLGAILADRRAISLRTVAMAAVAILIYSPEALVTPGFQMSFAATIALILIYGPWSCIAPHLPFWLRPVIMLLLTSLVAGMATAPIAAAHFNQMAHYGLLANLLVVPVMGTLVMPAGVIAALLAPFGLADPALWVMGMGTAWMLQVAEFIAGLGGSVTPVVLPPAPVLPLMGFGAALLVLCWRPGTGLRRLPLLAGFAAGAAMLATAAAIWLNTGRPLLLIAPEGEAAGLMTPQGRAMSKPSGGSFTVRTWLREDGDIATQQQSAERPGWSGDRNMRHAALPNGWQVWHFTGKGSGERAAAACLPKRIVIATERTGLTTSNQRCLLFDLYALRYSGAVTIDFDSAEPVVRTVAETHRSPG from the coding sequence ATGACTGCCCCTGCCGGCATCAGGCCGGTTCCCTCGGCGTCGGCCGTGCCGGTTCCGCCTCCGGGTTTGGCTCCTTCCCGGACAGGCACGATCCGGCATCCGGTCACGCGCCGATCCCGCCCGGCCATTGCAGGCCGGGCGGGACTATTCCCCTGGGTGCCGGTTTGCCTTGCGGCCGGGATTTCTGCCTGGTTCGCCCTGCCGGAATTGCCGACATGGTGGCAATGGCTGGCGATCGCGATCACCGGCCTGATAGCGGTGGCAGCGTCATGCCTGGCCGCGCCGCTCGCCGAACGCGGGCGGATCGGCTGGCGAATGGCGGATATGCTGCGCCTTGGCGGGCTGGTCACGGCGCTGATCGTGGCGGGAACGGTCCTGATCGGGTTGCGCTCGGCCCATGTCGCCGCACCGATCCTGAAATGGCGCTATTACGGCCCGATCGAGGGGCGGTTGGTCGAGATCGACCGCTCTGCCCGCGACCGGTTTCGCCTGACGCTGGACAAGATCGTGCTGGAGGAGGTCGATGCCAGCCAGACTCCGCACCGCGTCCGGGTTTCATTGACGGACACGGCGAGCGGAACCCTGCCCCAACTCGGGCAGCGGATCAGCCTGACCGGCCATCTGGGTCCGCCACCCGGTCCCGCCTCGCCGGGCAGTTTCGACTTTCGCTGGCATGCGTGGTTTTCAGGCCTGGGCGCCGTCGGCTATTCGCGCCAGCCCGCCGTCAGCCTGGCACCGCCGAGTGGCGGAACGTGGAAAATGCACCGCGCCCGCATCGCCATCAGCCAGAAGATACAACAGCGGATCGGAGGGCAGGAAGGCGCCGTCGCAGCCGCGCTGATGACTGGCGACAGATCGGGCATCGCCGAAGCCACGAACAAGATCATGCGGGCCTCGAATCTCTACCACATCATCTCGATCTCGGGACTTCACATGGGGATGCTGGCCGGGTTCGTTTATGCCGCCATGCGATATGCGATGGTGGGGTTGCAGGCTACGGGTCTTGCACTCGCCCTGCCCGCGCACAAGATCGCGGCCCTTGTCGCGATGCTGGCGGCCGCCATCTACCTGTGGCTTTCGGGCGGAGGCGTTGCGACCGAGCGCGCCTTTGTCATGGTCGCTGTCATGCTGGGCGCGATACTGGCGGATCGCAGGGCGATCTCGCTGCGGACCGTTGCGATGGCGGCGGTGGCGATCCTGATCTACAGCCCCGAAGCGCTGGTCACGCCCGGATTCCAGATGAGCTTTGCCGCGACCATCGCGCTGATCCTCATTTACGGGCCATGGTCGTGCATCGCCCCGCATCTGCCGTTCTGGCTGCGCCCGGTGATCATGCTACTTCTGACCTCGCTGGTTGCCGGGATGGCGACGGCACCCATCGCGGCAGCGCATTTCAACCAGATGGCCCATTACGGTCTGCTCGCCAATCTGCTGGTGGTGCCTGTGATGGGCACGCTGGTCATGCCCGCAGGTGTCATCGCCGCGCTGCTGGCACCCTTCGGACTGGCCGATCCGGCACTATGGGTGATGGGGATGGGCACGGCATGGATGCTGCAAGTGGCAGAGTTCATCGCCGGGCTTGGCGGTTCCGTGACACCTGTCGTCCTGCCCCCTGCCCCGGTCCTGCCGCTGATGGGATTCGGGGCGGCGCTGCTGGTGCTGTGCTGGCGTCCGGGGACGGGCTTGCGCCGCTTGCCGTTACTTGCCGGTTTCGCGGCGGGCGCGGCAATGCTGGCCACCGCCGCCGCGATCTGGCTGAATACCGGCCGACCGCTTCTCCTGATCGCCCCGGAAGGCGAAGCGGCGGGGCTGATGACCCCGCAGGGCCGGGCCATGTCCAAACCGTCCGGCGGCAGCTTCACCGTCAGGACATGGTTGCGAGAGGATGGCGATATCGCGACGCAACAACAATCCGCCGAACGTCCCGGCTGGTCGGGCGACAGGAACATGCGGCACGCCGCGCTGCCCAATGGATGGCAGGTCTGGCATTTCACCGGTAAGGGCTCGGGTGAACGGGCAGCCGCCGCCTGTCTTCCAAAGCGCATCGTCATCGCGACGGAAAGGACCGGATTGACGACGAGCAACCAGCGCTGCCTGCTGTTCGACCTCTACGCGCTGCGGTATAGCGGTGCGGTGACCATCGATTTCGATAGTGCTGAACCGGTGGTTCGAACCGTGGCAGAGACGCACCGTTCCCCGGGCTGA
- a CDS encoding class I SAM-dependent methyltransferase, which yields MGPALRLYAENAAMLAARWESHPVSETFAPVADLFPTAPCRVADIGAGPGRVAAWLADQGHEVIAVEPVQEFRDMAEAANPRVEWLDDSLPDLRTLQAQPACDLLLLSGVWHHVNPDARDIAMASLAACLLPGGRIIMNLRHGQDDPARGLFNPDPDETIAAAGRAGLSLQASRKAESIQKQNRASGISWTWLVLRRD from the coding sequence ATGGGCCCTGCATTACGCCTTTATGCCGAGAATGCAGCGATGCTTGCGGCGCGTTGGGAAAGCCATCCCGTCTCGGAAACGTTTGCACCGGTCGCCGATCTTTTCCCGACTGCGCCCTGCCGGGTTGCGGATATCGGTGCCGGGCCGGGGCGGGTTGCGGCCTGGCTTGCGGATCAAGGGCATGAGGTTATCGCCGTCGAGCCGGTGCAGGAATTCCGCGACATGGCCGAAGCCGCCAATCCAAGGGTGGAATGGCTTGACGACAGCCTGCCGGACCTGCGGACGCTGCAGGCACAACCCGCCTGCGACTTGCTGCTCTTGTCCGGTGTCTGGCATCATGTGAACCCCGATGCCCGCGATATCGCCATGGCGTCACTGGCCGCGTGCCTGCTGCCCGGTGGCCGGATCATCATGAATCTGCGGCACGGCCAGGATGATCCTGCGCGAGGTCTCTTCAATCCCGATCCGGACGAGACGATTGCAGCGGCGGGACGGGCCGGTCTGTCACTGCAGGCCTCTCGCAAGGCAGAGTCCATCCAAAAGCAAAACCGCGCCTCCGGGATAAGCTGGACATGGTTGGTCCTGCGGCGGGACTGA
- a CDS encoding aminotransferase has translation MNKPQSWEARADEFSMYGFTDLPSVYERGAVIVTHGEGPYVHDVNGKRYLDANSGLWNMVAGFDHKGLAEAAKAQYDRFPGYHAFFGRMSDQTVMLSEKLVEVSPFARGKVFYTNSGSEANDTMVKMLWFLHGSEGNPKRRRILTRFNAYHGVTAVSASMTGKPYNEVFGLPMDGFIHLTCPHYWRFGEEGESEDQFTQRLARELEETIQREGADTIAGFFAEPVMGAGGVIPPSKGYFQAVQKVLKKYDIPMISDEVICGFGRTGNTWGCETYDFVPDVIISSKNLTAGLFPMGAVILGPELSDRLQAAAEKIEEFPHGFTASGHPVGCAIALKAIEVVMNEGLAENVRRLAPRMEAGLRGIMERSDHIGELRGVGFMWALEAVKDKPTKTPFDASLSVSERIANTCTDLGLICRPLGQSIVLCPPFILTEEQMDEMFDKLERALTQVFAEVA, from the coding sequence ATGAACAAGCCGCAAAGCTGGGAAGCCCGCGCCGACGAATTCTCCATGTACGGTTTCACCGATCTGCCAAGCGTGTATGAACGCGGCGCGGTCATCGTCACCCATGGCGAGGGCCCCTATGTCCATGATGTGAACGGCAAGCGCTATCTCGATGCCAATTCCGGGCTGTGGAACATGGTCGCAGGCTTTGATCACAAGGGATTGGCCGAGGCCGCCAAGGCGCAATATGACCGTTTCCCCGGCTATCACGCCTTTTTCGGGCGAATGTCCGACCAGACGGTGATGCTGTCAGAGAAGCTGGTCGAGGTTTCACCTTTCGCGCGTGGTAAGGTCTTTTACACCAATTCGGGTTCTGAAGCGAATGACACGATGGTCAAGATGCTGTGGTTCCTGCATGGCAGCGAAGGCAATCCGAAACGCCGCAGGATACTGACGCGTTTCAATGCCTATCACGGGGTGACGGCGGTTTCGGCCAGCATGACCGGCAAGCCGTATAACGAGGTTTTCGGCCTGCCAATGGACGGTTTCATCCACCTGACCTGCCCGCATTACTGGCGGTTCGGCGAGGAGGGAGAAAGCGAGGATCAGTTCACGCAGCGCCTTGCCCGCGAGTTGGAGGAAACCATCCAGCGCGAGGGTGCCGACACGATCGCGGGTTTCTTTGCCGAGCCGGTGATGGGGGCGGGCGGTGTGATCCCGCCATCGAAGGGATATTTCCAGGCGGTGCAAAAGGTCCTGAAGAAATACGACATCCCGATGATCTCGGATGAAGTGATCTGCGGCTTCGGGCGTACGGGAAACACCTGGGGCTGCGAGACCTATGATTTCGTGCCCGATGTCATCATCAGCTCCAAGAACCTGACCGCCGGGCTGTTCCCGATGGGCGCGGTGATCCTTGGCCCCGAACTCTCCGACCGTTTGCAGGCGGCAGCCGAGAAGATCGAGGAATTTCCACATGGTTTCACCGCCTCGGGCCATCCGGTGGGTTGCGCCATCGCGCTCAAGGCCATCGAGGTGGTGATGAACGAGGGGCTGGCGGAGAACGTCCGGCGCCTCGCCCCGAGGATGGAGGCCGGTCTGCGCGGTATCATGGAACGTAGCGACCATATTGGCGAGTTGCGGGGCGTCGGCTTCATGTGGGCCCTGGAGGCGGTGAAGGACAAACCGACCAAGACTCCATTCGACGCCAGCCTTTCGGTCAGCGAGCGCATCGCCAACACCTGCACCGATCTGGGGCTGATCTGTCGCCCACTGGGTCAGTCCATCGTGCTTTGCCCGCCCTTCATCCTGACCGAGGAACAGATGGACGAGATGTTCGACAAGCTGGAACGGGCGCTGACCCAAGTCTTTGCCGAGGTCGCGTGA
- a CDS encoding DUF2380 domain-containing protein, which yields MMRLIIFAVLALLLPMAATADGVAIFPVKLLDTSKEARDQTAEHERRLGILSEVLQEELDGAVTITGETLAECQPETTECLLELARDTGSDQAVFVVVQKTSTLILQVFANLVDVETGELIASRDLNFRGDNDEAWRRAGRFLAKQLRGAGD from the coding sequence ATGATGCGCCTGATCATATTCGCCGTTCTGGCCCTGCTATTGCCCATGGCTGCCACTGCAGACGGGGTGGCCATATTCCCGGTCAAACTGCTCGACACGTCCAAGGAAGCGCGTGATCAAACCGCCGAACATGAGCGGCGCTTGGGTATCCTCTCCGAGGTTCTGCAAGAGGAACTGGACGGCGCGGTGACAATCACCGGCGAGACGCTGGCCGAGTGTCAGCCCGAGACAACGGAATGCCTGCTGGAACTGGCGCGGGATACGGGATCGGACCAAGCGGTTTTCGTGGTGGTGCAAAAGACCAGCACGCTGATCCTGCAGGTCTTCGCCAATCTGGTGGATGTGGAAACGGGCGAGCTGATCGCCAGCCGTGATCTCAATTTCCGTGGCGACAATGACGAGGCATGGCGCCGCGCGGGCCGATTCCTGGCCAAACAATTGCGCGGCGCCGGCGATTAG
- the gltX gene encoding glutamate--tRNA ligase, whose amino-acid sequence MSDTAQIVTRFAPSPTGYLHIGGARTALFNWLYARGRGGKFLLRIEDTDRARSTPEATEAILKGLEWLGLDWDDEPISQFARKDRHVEVAQEMLEKGKAYRCFSTTEEIAAWREANPRQPFQSPWRDSPELPDAPYAIRLKAPRTGETVIADSVQGEVRVANDQLDDMVLLRSDGTPTYMLAVVVDDHDMGVTHVIRGDDHLTNTARQIQIYDAMGWPRPVFAHIPLIHGEDGKKLSKRHGAVGLHEFAALGYPAVAMRNYLARLGWSHGDDELFDDAQAREWFDLPGIGRAPARLDFKKLEHVSGHHIGEMDDAALLDALEEFLAETEGDPLTPRQKERLLPALTVLKQKARTLPQLLDQARFALIERPVDIDEKAAKALGSVSRGMLKSLTAAVQHASWTRDELEQAAKAIAEENGVGLGKLAGPLRAALAGRTATPSVFDMMTALGREESLARLHDQTELAG is encoded by the coding sequence ATGTCCGATACCGCCCAGATCGTCACTCGATTTGCCCCTTCCCCGACCGGTTACTTGCATATCGGCGGTGCGCGCACGGCGCTGTTCAACTGGCTGTATGCCCGGGGCCGGGGGGGAAAGTTCCTGCTGCGCATCGAGGATACCGACCGCGCCCGCTCGACACCCGAAGCGACGGAGGCGATTCTGAAGGGGCTCGAATGGCTGGGGCTCGATTGGGACGACGAACCGATCAGCCAATTCGCCCGCAAGGACCGCCATGTAGAGGTGGCGCAGGAGATGTTGGAGAAGGGCAAGGCATATAGATGCTTTTCCACCACCGAAGAGATCGCGGCATGGCGCGAAGCGAATCCCCGCCAACCGTTCCAAAGCCCTTGGCGTGACTCGCCCGAGTTGCCGGATGCGCCCTATGCGATCCGGCTGAAGGCCCCCCGGACCGGCGAGACGGTCATCGCCGATTCCGTGCAGGGCGAGGTGCGCGTGGCGAATGATCAACTGGACGACATGGTGCTGCTGCGCAGTGACGGCACGCCGACCTATATGCTTGCCGTGGTGGTGGACGATCACGACATGGGCGTGACTCATGTGATCCGGGGCGATGACCACCTGACCAACACGGCCCGCCAGATCCAGATCTATGACGCCATGGGTTGGCCGCGCCCGGTTTTCGCCCATATCCCGCTGATTCATGGCGAGGATGGCAAGAAGCTGTCCAAGCGCCACGGCGCGGTGGGACTACATGAATTTGCGGCCCTGGGCTATCCGGCGGTCGCGATGCGGAACTACCTGGCGCGGCTCGGCTGGAGCCATGGCGATGATGAATTGTTCGACGATGCCCAGGCTCGCGAATGGTTCGACCTGCCGGGGATCGGTCGCGCGCCGGCCCGGCTCGATTTCAAGAAACTGGAACATGTCAGCGGGCATCATATCGGAGAGATGGACGACGCCGCACTGCTTGACGCACTCGAGGAATTCCTGGCCGAGACGGAGGGCGATCCGTTGACGCCACGTCAGAAGGAGCGGCTGCTTCCGGCCTTAACAGTTCTGAAACAAAAGGCCCGTACGTTGCCTCAATTGCTTGATCAGGCGAGGTTCGCGTTAATCGAAAGACCTGTGGACATCGATGAGAAGGCGGCCAAGGCACTGGGCTCGGTATCCCGTGGTATGCTGAAATCGTTGACTGCCGCGGTGCAGCATGCTAGCTGGACGCGAGACGAGCTGGAGCAGGCGGCCAAGGCCATCGCCGAGGAAAACGGCGTCGGTTTGGGCAAGCTTGCTGGCCCCCTGCGGGCCGCTCTGGCCGGACGAACCGCCACCCCAAGCGTGTTCGACATGATGACGGCGCTAGGCCGCGAGGAATCGCTGGCCCGGTTGCACGACCAGACGGAATTGGCGGGCTGA
- a CDS encoding VOC family protein has product MQPTIYLFFKGNCLEAMSHYAETLGGKITGVFRNGDAAPDQRMPGGDDMVMNMAMTLESSMVMASDNSEDMYDRPQGFYVSIETPSLAEFDRVFAALSKDAETITMEPAETFWAERFTMFRDRFGTPWMLNFTGSKGQDNG; this is encoded by the coding sequence ATGCAACCGACCATTTATCTGTTTTTCAAGGGAAACTGCCTTGAGGCGATGAGTCATTACGCGGAAACCCTCGGCGGTAAGATCACCGGCGTTTTCCGCAATGGCGATGCTGCGCCGGATCAGCGCATGCCGGGCGGCGATGACATGGTGATGAACATGGCGATGACGCTGGAGTCCTCCATGGTCATGGCCTCGGACAATTCGGAAGACATGTATGATCGCCCGCAAGGCTTCTATGTGTCGATCGAAACGCCATCTCTGGCCGAGTTCGACCGCGTATTCGCGGCATTGTCGAAAGATGCCGAGACGATCACGATGGAGCCTGCGGAGACATTCTGGGCCGAGCGCTTCACCATGTTCCGCGACCGTTTCGGAACGCCGTGGATGCTGAACTTCACCGGATCGAAAGGGCAGGACAATGGCTAG
- a CDS encoding TfoX/Sxy family protein produces MSDLTDIPNIGPATARALIAAGIPDSAALREIGAHEAYRRLLIAGERPHFIGYYVLHMGLQGRPWNDCRGDEKDKLRARFDALLAEVRGAPLSGIEAELDRIGLGSSSASGAKP; encoded by the coding sequence ATGAGTGACCTGACGGATATCCCCAATATCGGGCCGGCGACGGCGCGGGCGCTGATCGCCGCGGGTATTCCCGATTCGGCGGCGTTGCGCGAAATCGGCGCGCATGAGGCCTATCGCCGCCTGCTGATAGCGGGCGAGAGACCGCATTTCATCGGATATTACGTGCTGCATATGGGGTTGCAGGGCCGTCCCTGGAACGATTGCAGGGGAGACGAGAAGGACAAGCTGCGGGCGCGTTTTGATGCGCTTTTGGCCGAGGTCAGGGGGGCTCCGCTGTCGGGGATCGAGGCGGAGCTGGACCGGATCGGCCTGGGCAGTTCTTCGGCATCAGGGGCGAAGCCATGA
- a CDS encoding SRPBCC family protein, whose translation MTDTTNDLVLDRMMEAPRAALWRCWTEPKLLEQWFCPKPWYITDPVLDLRPGGEFSCVMNGPDGEKFPNLGVFLELVDGRKLVTTDAFAPGWRPQGRPFMASEVSFEDAGDGRTHYVARAMHWSEEARKEHEEMGFHEGWGKAADQLEALAKTL comes from the coding sequence ATGACTGATACGACCAATGACCTGGTTCTCGATCGCATGATGGAGGCTCCGCGTGCCGCCTTGTGGCGCTGCTGGACCGAGCCGAAACTGCTGGAGCAGTGGTTCTGTCCCAAGCCCTGGTACATCACCGATCCGGTGCTGGACCTTCGGCCGGGCGGCGAGTTCTCTTGCGTGATGAACGGCCCGGACGGTGAGAAATTTCCCAATCTGGGCGTTTTCCTTGAACTCGTCGATGGACGCAAGCTGGTGACGACGGACGCCTTCGCGCCCGGCTGGCGCCCGCAGGGTCGGCCTTTCATGGCCTCGGAAGTGAGTTTCGAGGATGCAGGAGATGGCCGCACTCATTACGTCGCCCGCGCCATGCACTGGAGCGAAGAGGCCCGCAAGGAGCATGAAGAAATGGGATTCCATGAAGGTTGGGGCAAGGCCGCCGACCAGTTGGAAGCCTTGGCGAAAACACTCTGA
- a CDS encoding citrate synthase: MADSKIATLRLNNAEYELPILNPTQGPNVLDIRKLYGQADVFTYDPGFTSTASCDSTITYIDGDKGELWYRGYPIDQLAEKSNYLEVCYLLLYGELPTAEQMTDFENRVTRHTMVHEQMHNFFRGFRRDSHPMATMVGVVGAMSAFYHDSTDIGDEWQREVAAIRLIAKLPTIAAMAYKYSIGQPFVYPNNELDYASNFLNMCFSVPAEKYQIDPALSKAMDRIFTLHADHEQNASTSTVRLAGSSGANPFACIAAGIACLWGPAHGGANQACLEMLREIGNVERIPEFIERAKDKDDPFRLMGFGHRVYKNFDPRAKVMKESADEVLDLLGIHNNPTLQVAKELEKIALEDEFFVSKKLYPNVDFYSGIILEAMGFPTSMFTPIFALSRTVGWIAQWKEMISDPQNKIGRPRQLYIGSDKRDYVDVSKR, from the coding sequence ATGGCAGATTCAAAGATAGCCACACTGCGACTTAATAACGCCGAATATGAATTACCGATTCTCAACCCGACACAGGGGCCGAATGTGCTGGATATCCGCAAGCTGTACGGGCAGGCGGACGTGTTCACCTATGATCCGGGCTTCACCTCGACCGCAAGCTGCGATTCGACGATTACCTATATCGACGGCGACAAGGGAGAGCTGTGGTATCGCGGCTACCCGATCGATCAATTGGCCGAGAAGTCCAACTATCTCGAAGTTTGCTACCTGCTGCTTTACGGTGAATTGCCGACCGCGGAACAGATGACCGATTTCGAAAATCGCGTCACGCGCCATACCATGGTGCATGAGCAGATGCATAACTTCTTCCGTGGGTTCCGCCGCGACAGCCATCCGATGGCGACCATGGTGGGCGTGGTCGGCGCGATGTCGGCCTTCTATCACGACTCGACGGATATCGGCGATGAATGGCAACGCGAAGTGGCGGCGATCCGGCTGATCGCCAAGCTGCCGACGATCGCGGCAATGGCCTATAAATATTCGATCGGCCAGCCCTTCGTGTATCCCAATAACGAGCTGGATTACGCTTCGAATTTCCTGAACATGTGCTTTTCGGTTCCGGCCGAGAAATATCAGATCGATCCGGCGCTGTCGAAAGCGATGGACCGCATCTTTACCCTGCATGCCGATCATGAGCAGAACGCTTCGACCTCGACGGTGCGTCTGGCCGGATCCTCGGGGGCGAATCCCTTCGCCTGCATCGCGGCGGGCATCGCCTGCCTGTGGGGGCCGGCTCATGGCGGCGCGAACCAGGCCTGCCTGGAAATGCTGCGCGAAATCGGCAATGTGGAGCGTATTCCGGAATTCATCGAACGGGCGAAGGACAAGGACGATCCATTCCGTCTGATGGGTTTTGGCCACCGGGTCTACAAGAATTTCGATCCGCGCGCCAAGGTCATGAAGGAATCGGCGGACGAGGTGCTGGACCTTCTGGGCATCCACAACAACCCGACGCTGCAGGTCGCCAAGGAGCTGGAGAAGATCGCGCTGGAGGACGAGTTTTTCGTTTCGAAAAAGCTCTACCCGAATGTCGATTTCTATTCCGGCATCATCCTGGAAGCGATGGGCTTCCCGACCTCGATGTTCACGCCGATCTTTGCCCTGTCACGCACGGTGGGCTGGATTGCCCAGTGGAAAGAGATGATCAGCGATCCGCAGAACAAGATCGGCCGTCCGCGCCAGCTTTATATCGGCAGCGACAAGCGCGATTACGTGGATGTGAGCAAGCGCTGA